TCGGACACGGCTGTTCACCGCCGGATCAGGATGGCTGCGACGCCGCTCAGCGCGGATCCAGATGGATGCCGGCGATCATGCAGCGCACCGATCCGCCCGCCAACTCGATCGGGGCGACGTCGATCGGGAGCACGCGGCACGATGCGGAGAGGATGCTCAGCTGCTCTGCGGTCAGGCTGCGGTGCCCGGTCTCGGAGATCACCAGGATGCGTTCGCCGTCGCGGCCGCGCACCTCGATGGCATTCCCCGCGAACGCCGCCACCTGCTCGGCGGACAGCGCGATCAGCGTGCGCCCGGTCTCGCGGATGCGGTGCGCGACCTCGGCCCGACGCGTGTCGCCGACGACGGCGTCCAGCCCGATCAGTGCGACATCGCTGCCGATGCACATCATCACGTTGGTGTGGTAGATCGGCACGCCATCCGGATCGACGGCATCGAAGACGACGGGTTCGTAGCCGAACACCGTGCAGAAGCGCTCCACGAGCACCGGATCGCACCGCTTCGAGCGCACCGCATAGGCGATCCGCGACACATGATCGAGCACCATGGCCCCGGTGCCCTCGAGGAACAGGTCGTCGGGTTCGAGCCCGGAGTAGTCGATGACCTCCTGCACCCGGTACTCGGTCTTGAGCATCTCGATGATGTCGGCTCGGCGTTCGCTGCGGCGGTTCTCGGCATACATCGGGTACACGGCCACGCGCCCGCCGGCGTGGGTCGAGAACCAGTTGTTCGGGAAGACGCTGTCCGGATGCGTGGTGGTCTCGTCCTCGAACAGATGCACGCGCACGCCGACCTCACGCAGGCTCTCGGCAACCCGGGTGCACGCGTCGTACGCCTCCCGCGAGACATCGTGGTCGGCGGTGCTCTGGAAGGTGTTGTCGGCCGCGGTCTGCGGATTGGGCCGGAAGTGGTGGGGCCGGATCAGCACCACCGCGCCCGGCGCCTGCGCGGACGCGGCTCTCACGCCAGGCTCGGCGCCGCGGCGCCCTGCGCCACCAGCGCGAACAGGTTCTTCGGGTCCTCGGGCTCGGCGATGATGTCGACCTCGGTGAAGTAGTCGGTGCCGTCGATCGCAGCATCCAGGTAGCGCAGCGCCGAGAAATCCTCGATCGCGAACCCGACGGAGTCGAAGATCGTGATCTGCTCGGCGGAGGTGCGTCCGGCGGCCTCGCCGCGCAGCACGCGCCACAGCTCGGTGACCGGATGCTCAGGATCGAGCTGCTGGATCTCACCCTCGATGCGGGTCTGCGGCGGGTACTCGACGAAGATGTCGCCACGGTGCAGGATGCGCTCGTCGAGCTCGGTCTTGCCCGGGCAGTCGCCGCCGATGGCGTTCAGGTGCACACCGGAGGCCACCATCTCATCGGTCAGCACAGTGGCGTTGGCCTTGTCTGCTGTGCAGGTGGTGATGATCTGCGCACCCTGGACGGCCTCGGCGGCGCCGTTCGCGCGCACGATGTCGAAGCCGAGCGGACGCATGTTGGCCTCGAAGGTGTCGAGGGCCTGCGGGTCGGTGTCCCACACACGCAGGTGCGAGATGCCCAGCAGAGCGCGGAATGCCAGGGCCTGGAACTCCGCCTGGCTTCCGGTGCCGATCATCGCCATGGTCGTCGCACCGGCGGGCGCGAGCACGCGTGCCGCCATCGCGGAGGTGGCTGCGGTGCGCAGTGCGGTGAGGATCGTCATCTCCGACCACAGCGTCGGATAGCCGCTGTCGACGTCGGCGAGAACTCCGAAGGCCGTGACGGTCTGCAGGCCACGGGCCGGGTTGCTCGGGTGCCCGTTGACGTACTTGAAGCCGTACTTGCGGCCGTCGCTGGCCGGCATCAGCTCGATCACGCCGATGTCGGAGTGGCTGGCGACGCGGGCGGTCTTGTCGAAGTCGGCCCAGCGCGCGAAGTCCTCCACGAGGGTGTCGGCGATCCCCGAGATCGCCTGCTCGATGCCTGTGTCGATCAGCCATCTGCGCATGTTCGGAACATCGACGAAACGGACCATCGCCCTACCCTTCACTCGGATACCTCAAATCTACGAACGACCAGCGATACTTTCAATCAACAACGTGAGTCATTTACGCCATTCACTGGTATTTCTGCTCGCTAGTGCAGTACATTCTGTTCATGATCTCGCTCGATGATCTCGATCGCCGACTGCTGTCGCTGCTGCGCGCGAACAGCCGCGAATCCGTGGTGAACCTCGCCCGCCGCCTCGGCGTCACCCGCGCAACCGTCGACAGCCGACTCAAGCGACTCATCGACAGCGGGGTGATCGTGGGCTTCTCGGTGCGCGTGCGCGACCCCGCCGCAGCATCCGTCGTCCGTGCGATCATGCTGATCGCGGTGGAGGGCCGCAACACGGCGGAGGTGATCCGCAGCCTGCGCGGAGTACCTCAGATCGCGGCGCTGCACACCACCAACGGCCGCTGGGATCTCGTCGCCGAAGTCAGCTGCGACAGCCTGGCCTCCTTCGACGAGACGCTCAGCACGATCCGCGGAATCGACGGCATCCGCGACAGCGAGACCAGCATCCTGCTCAGCTCCGCGAGCGTGTGACCGGGCGGCCCGGCCGCTTTCACTGTAGTTTCAGAGGTCGGGTCACGGCGTTTCGACTCTTGCGGCTCCGCCGCCTTCGCTCAACGAACGGTTTGCGGCTCCGCAGGCTCCGCCGCTTTCAAGGCCACTTCTTCCACGTCCGCGTCGCTGGCGCTCCGCGTCAGTGGAAGAAGTGGCGCTCGCCGGTGAAGAACATCGTCACGCCGGCCTTGCGGGCGGCGTCGATGACCTCGCCGTCGCGCACGGAGCCGCCGGGCTGCACGATCGCCGAGACTCCGGCATCCAGCAGCACCTGCGGTCCGTCGGCGAACGGGAAGAACGCATCGGATGCCGCGACCGAGCCCGCTGCACGCGCCCCGGCGCGCTCCACGGCCAGGCGGCAGGAGTCCACCCGGTTGACCTGTCCCATGCCCACGCCGACGGTGGCGTTGTCCTTCGCGAGCACGATCGCGTTCGACTTCACCGCGCGGCACGCCTTCCACGAGAAGATGAGGTTCTCCATCGCCGCGTCGTCCGGGCGCTCGCCCGAGACGAGCTCCCAGTTCTTCGCCACCGAGACGATGTCGTCCGGGAACCGGTCGGCATCCTGCAGCAGCAGTCCGCCCGACACGAGACGGATGTCCATCCGCTCCTGCTGCCAGTCCGAGGGCAGCTGCAGCAGCCGCAGGTTCTTCTTCGCCTTGAACACCTCGAGCGCCGCCGGCTCGAAATCGGGCGCGACGATCACCTCGGTGAAGATGTCCTTCAGGTTCTCGGCCATCTTCAGCGTCACGGTGCCGTTCGCTGCGATCACGCCACCGTACGCCGAGACGGGGTCGCACTCGTGCGCGCGCAGGTGCGCGCTGGCGATCGGGTCGAGGGCGTTCGGCGCGGTCGTCGCGATACCGCAGGGGTTCGCGTGCTTGATGATCGCGACCGAGGGCAGCACCATGTCGTAGGCGGCGCGCAGTGCGGCATCCGCATCGACGTAGTTGTTGTACGACATCTCCTTGCCCTGCAGCTGGGTGGCCTGGGCGATGCCGTGCCCGCCGGTGCGGGTGTAGATCGCACCGCGCTGATGCGAGTTCTCTCCGTAGCGCAGCGTCGCCAGGCGCTCGGCCTTGATGGTCAGATGCGCGGGCAGATCCACGCCGTCGCTGAGAGTGCTCTCGGCGAACCACTGCGCCACCGCCGTGTCGTAGGTGGCGGTGTGCGAGAAGGCGCGGGCGGCGAGCTCCCGGCGCTGGGTGAGGTCGGTGCCGCCGGCCTTCACCGAGGCGATGATCGCCGGATACGCCTCCGGCGAGACGACGATCGCCACGTTGGCGTAGTTCTTCGCCGCAGCACGCACCATCGAGGGCCCGCCGATGTCGATCTGCTCGACGATCTCATCGGGCTCCGCGCCGGACTCGACGGTCTCGACGAACGGATACAGGTTCGCCACCACCAGCTCGAACGGCGCGATGCCCAGCTCGGCGAGCTGACGCTCGTGATCCTCCAGGCGCAGATCGGCGAGCAGTCCGCCGTGGATCTTCGGATGCAGGGTCTTCACCCGCCCATCCAGCATCTCGTCCACACCGGTCACCGAGGCGACGTCGGTGACCGGATATCCGGCGTCGCGCACGGTCTGCGCGGTCGAGCCCGTGGAGACGATCTCGACGCCCGCCTCGGTGAGCGCCTCGGCGAGCTCGACCAGACCGGTCTTGTCGCTCACCGACACCAGTGCACGCCGGATCGGCACCAGATCGCGGTGACGGTACAGCGAGGAATCGAGGCGAGGGCCGGCCATGATGATGCTCCTTCGTACGTGGGTGGTTCGGGTCGGTGAGAGTCAGAGGACGAGCTCGCCGGTGGCGATGCGCTGCACGACGTCGATGAGCAGCCGCCGCTCGACGGGCTTGATGCGCTCGTGCAGTGAGGACTCGGTGTCGTCGGGGCGCACGGCGATGCGCTCCTGGGCGAGGATAGGGCCGCTGTCGACGCCGTCATCGACGACGATCACACTGGCGCCGGTCTGCTCCGCACCCGCGGCAAGGGCGTCGCGCACCCCGTGTGCTCCGGGGAACTCGGGCAGATAGGCGGGGTGGGTGTTCACGATCCGTGGCGCGTAGCGGGCCACGACCGCGGCGGGCAGCAGACGCATCAGTCCGCTGAGCACGATCAGGTCGGGCTGCCAGGCGTCCAGCTGCGCGGCGAGCTCTTCACCCCACGCCTCACGGGTCGGGTAGGCGGCGTACGGCACGGTGAAGGTCGGGATGCCGAAATCCTCGGCGTGTGCGAGCCCGTCGGCGTCGCGATCCGCGCCGACGGCCAGCACGCGAGCCGGGAAATCGGGGTGGCTCGTCGCCTCGAGCAGGGCTCGGAGGTTCGAGCCGGCACCGGAGATGAGAACGACGAGCGTCAGCACCCGGTTAGTCTACCGGGGCTGCGGTGGCCTGCTCACGCCAGAAGTCGGTGCGCTCCTCGGCGAGCTCGTCGCGGTGGCGTGGCGTGAGAAGCAGGATGCCGCAGCCGATGAGCACCTCGATGCCGACGGCCAGGGCGAAGGGGCCGACCGCAGGACCGGCATCCGCGAGCCGGCCCGGGCCGATGGATCCGGATGCCAGCACTGCGGCGAGCGCGGCGACGCCCGCGGAGACGACGGAGATGCCCGCCGTGATCGCCGCCCGGGGCCACAGCCCGGTACCGGTGCGCCCCCACACCAGCCGCGAGCGGACCATCCAGCCGGCCAGGGCGCCGCAGGCGATCGGCACGAGCACCGCCACCAGCATCCACATCGATGAGTTCTCCGGCACCAGCCCGAGCACCGGAATGCCGGGAACCACGCCGAGCTCGGTTCCCGCCGGCGACACCGCGGTCCCCGTGCCGAGCGCGAAGCCGGGGCCCGCGAGCCAGCTCGCCGACCACACCACCAGCGTCGGCAGATACATCAGGTGCGCGAGCGTGAGCATGCTCGCGCCCAGCACATCCACGCGGGCGGCCTCGAACAGCGCGATCACCTCTCCCCCGCGAAGCATCGTCATGACCGCCACACCGACTGCGGCCGCACCGGTCAGCGCGACGGTGACGACCGCCGCGCCGCGCAGCGACTCAGCCGGTACCGGCGCCCAGTCCCCCAGCCATCCACGATGTCGTGCACCCGGTCAATGATTCCGTCGTCGCCCTCCGACCAGGCACGCGTCACGGCTCCGGCCAGCAGACCCGCGAAGTAGACGGATGCCGGGATCAGGACCGCCGCCCACAGCGGGGCAGTGAGCACCTGAGCCTGCGCGGTGACGCCGATCAGCGCGCTGAGCAGCGCGAAGACGACGGCGCCGGAGAGCACCCCGCTCAGCCAGGCGCCCGCGGCAGCGGCGCGACGACCGGAGCGGGCGGCGAAGATCAGGGTGAACAGCAGGAGGGCTAGCGGCGGCACCGAGATCGCGAACGTCGCCGCCTCCTTCGCGATGCCGAGGCTCGACAGCACGGCATCCGGCAGCGTCACCTCGAGCGGCACCCCGTGACCGAACTGCCACAGCGTGCCGCTGACCGGCCACAGCGACCCCCAGTCGGCGTGCACCCCGAACGCCAGCACCCACAGCAGCGTGAACGGCGCGAGCACTGCGACCACGCCCACGGCGGCCGCGATGAGGGCGTCGAGGGCGGCGAGAAGCACGACGATGACACGTTGCATGACCCATCGAGCCTACGGCTCAGATCCGACAGTGTCGGTCGGGGCACGCGACACGATAGATTCTCCTGCGGAGGTCCCGATGACAACTGCCCCTGTGCACCCCGATTCCGCAACCGACGGCCCGCCGCGCAACGCGCTCGACCGATTCTTCGAGATCACGAAGCGAGGATCGAGCTTCGGCGCCGAGATCCGCGGTGGAGTGGTCACGTTCGTGACGATGGCGTACATCGTCATCCTGAACCCGATCATCCTCTCGTCCACGACCGACATCTCGGGCAACGCGCTCGACTTCCTGCAGCTGAGCGCCGTCACCGGTCTCACTGCCGCGGTGATGACGATCCTGTTCGGCCTCATCGCCAGGCTGCCGTTCGGCTTCGCGGCGGGGCTGGGCATCAACGCCTTCCTGGCGTTCTCGGTGGTCGGAGAGGTCACCTGGCCCGAGGCGATGGGTCTGGTCGTCATCAACGGCCTCATCATCGTGGTGCTCAGCGCCACCGGGCTGCGCCGGATGATCTTCGACGCGGTGCCGATGCAGCTGAAGATCGCGATCACGGTGGGCATCGGCCTGTTCATCGCCTTCATCGGCTTCGTGAACGCCGGTTTCGTCACCGCCGCCTCCTCGCCGCCCGTGACACTGGGCATCGGCGGCTCGGTCAGTACCGTGCCGACCCTGATCTTCGTCATCACCCTGCTGCTGACCGGCGTGCTCGTCGCCCGCAAGGTGAAGGGCGGCATCCTGATCGGCCTGGTCTCGGGCACCGTGCTGGCGGTGATCGTCGAGGCGATCTGGCACATCGGCGCGAAGAGCGACGACAACCTCGGCGGCTGGGGTCTGTCGGTTCCGGCGCTGCCCGAGCAGCTGGTGAGCCTGCCCGATCTGTCGCTGGTCGGCCAGGTGGACCTGTTCGGCTCGTTCGGCCGGATCGGCGCGCTGGCCGCGCTGATGCTGGTGTTCACCCTGGTGTTCACGAACTTCTTCGACGCCATGGGCACCATGACCGGGCTCGCGAAGGAGGCCGGTCTCGCCGACGAGAAGGGCAACTTCCCGCGGCTGAAGTCCTCGCTGATCATCGAGGGCGTCGGCGCCGTCGTGGGCGGTGCGACCTCGGGGTCGTCGAACACGGTGTTCATCGAGTCGGGAGCGGGCATCGGCGAAGGGGCGCGCACAGGGTTCGCGAACCTGGTGACCGGTGGGCTGTTCCTGATCGCGATGTTCTTCACCCCGCTGGTGTCGATCGTGCCGACCGAGGTGGCCGCAGCCGCCCTGGTGATCGTGGGTGCGCTGATGATGAGCCAGATCCGCTTCATCGATCTGACCGACTTCTCGGCTCTGTTCGGAGTGTTCCTCACGGTCGCCGTGATGCCGATGACCTACTCGATCGCCAACGGCATCGGGGCGGGCTTCATCGGCTGGGTCGCGGCCCGTGCGTTCGCGGGCAAGGCCCGGGAGATCAGCCCGCTGCTGTGGATCGTCACGGCCGGGTTCGTGATCTTCTTCGCCCGGGGTCCGATCGAGGTGCTGCTGGCCTGACATCCATCGAGCCTGCCGACACCCGTTGCCACGGATGTCGGCAGATTCTACGGATGTCGGCGCAGATCACCGCATTTCTCACGCAAACCGTATTCTGAGCCGACATCTGTGGCGAGGACACCAGAAGCCCAGACAGGACGAAGGCCCCGGGGTGGAGCCCGGGGCCTTCGTCGTTCAGCTTAGCCGATCGGTCAGAGACCTTCGACGATGGAGCGCATCAGCTCGGCGGTCTCGGACGGCGTCTTGCCGACCTTGACCCCGGCGGCCTCGAGGGCCTCCTTCTTGGCCTGCGCGGTGCCCGCCGAGCCCGAGACGATGGCGCCGGCGTGGCCCATGGTCTTGCCCTCGGGCGCGGTGAAGCCGGCCACATAGCCGACGACCGGCTTGGTCACGTGCGACTTGATGTACTCGGCCGCGCGCTCCTCGGCGTCGCCGCCGATCTCGCCGATCATGACGATGGCCTTGGTGGCGGGGTCGGCCTCGAAAGCGGCGAGCGCGTCGATGTGGGTGGTGCCGATCACCGGGTCGCCGCCGATGCCGATGGCGGTGGAGAACCCGATGTCCTTCAGCTCGAACATCATCTGGTAGGTCAGGGTGCCCGACTTCGACACCAGCCCGATCGGGCCGGTTCCGGTGATGTTGGCGGGGGTGATGCCGGCCAGCGCCTCGCCGGGAGTGATGATGCCGGGGCAGTTCGGCCCGATGATGCGGGTCTTGTTGCCCTTCGACTTGGCGTACGCCCAGGCCTCGGCGCTGTCGCCGACCGGGATGCCCTCGGTGATGACCACCAGCAGCGGGATCTCGGCGTCGATGGCCTCGATCATCGCATCCTTGGCGAACTTCGGCGGCACGAAAGCCACCGAAACGTCCGCACCGGTCTTCTCGATGGCCTCGGCGACCGTTCCGAAGACGGGCAGCTCGACCTCGCCCTCACCGGGCTTGTCGTGGGTGACGGTCGTGCCGGCCTTGCGGGCGTTCACGCCGCCGACGATGTTCGTGCCGGCCTTGAGCATGAGGGCGGTGTGCTTGGTGCCCTCGCCGCCCGTGATGCCCTGGACGATGACCTTGGAGTCCTTGTTGAGGTAGATCGACATTTCTCTGATTCCTTCAGTCTCAGGCGTTCGCCAGCTCGGCGGCCTTGTCGGCGCCTTCGTCCATTCCGGCGGCGAGGGTCACCAGCGGGTGGTTCGCCTCGGCGAGAATGGCCCGGCCCTGCTCCACCTGGTTGCCGTCCAGGCGCACGACCAGCGGCTTGGTAGCGGCATCGCCGAGGATCTCGAGGGCCTTCACGATGCCCTCCGCCACGGCCACGCACGAAGTGATACCGCCGAAGACGTTCACGAACACGCTCTTGACCTGCTCGTCGCCGAGGATGACGTCCAGTCCGTTCGCCATGACCTGCGCATTGGCGCCGCCGCCGATGTCGAGGAAGTTCGCCGGCTTGACGCCGCCGTGGTTCTCGCCCGCGTAGGCGACCACGTCGAGCGTGGACATGACCAGGCCCGCGCCGTTGCCGATGATGCCGACCTGACCGTCGAGCTTGACGTAGTTCAGACCGGATGCCTTGGCCTTCGCCTCCAGCGGGTCGGCGGCGGACTTGTCCTCGAGCTTCTCGTGCTCGGGGTGGCGCACCTCGGAGCCGTTCTCGTCCAGCGAGACCTTGCCGTCGAGTGCGATGATGTCGCCCTCTTCGGTGCGCACCAGCGGGTTCACCTCGACGAGCGTGGCGTCCTCGCCCTTGTAGACGTCGTAGAGCTTGACGAACACGTCGGCGACCTTCGAGACGAGCTCGTCGGGGAAGTTCGCGGCCTTAGCGATCTCGATCGCCTTGGTCTTGTTGATGCCGACCAGCGGGTCGACCTCGACGCGGGCAAGAGCCTCGGGCTTCTCGACGGCGAGCTGCTCGATCTCCATGCCGCCCTCGACGCTGCACAGCGACAGGTAGGAGCGGTTGGCGCGATCCAGCAGCACCGAGAAGTAGAACTCCTCGGCGATGCGAGCGCCGGCGGCGACCATGACGCGCTTGACGACGTGGCCCTTGATGTCCAGGCCCAGGATGGCCTTGGCTGCCTCGTAGGCCTCGTCGGGGTTCTTGGCGACCTTGACGCCGCCTGCCTTGCCGCGGCCACCGGTCTTCACCTGAGCCTTGACGACGACGACACCGCCGAGCTTCTCGGCCGCTGCCTTCACCTCCTCGGGGGTGTCGGCGACGATGCCGGCGAGAACCGGCACTCCGTAGGATTCGAATAGGTCTCGTGCCTGGTACTCGTAGAGATCCACGTGCAGTCCTTCGCTGGTTGCGGCGGGTGGGACGCGACAGTTCTGTCGGGTTGTCGATGATTCGACCCGATCAGCAAGCCTACTACCGCTGGCGACATCCCCCGAACGGCCGAGACTAGGCTTCACCCTATGCAGCATCCGTCTCCGTCCCACACCGGTGTGGTCGCCGCCGCGCTCGAACTGTTCGCCACCCAGGGTTTCGAGGCCACGTCGGTCGAGCAGATCGCCAAGGCAGCCGGCGTCTCGCGCTCCACCTTCTTCCGACAGTTCGGCGGCAAGGAGGACGTGGTCTTCACCGATCACGAGCAGATGCTCGCCGATCTGCGCGCGTTCTTCGAGCAGCCGCACGACGATCCGTGGGAGGCCGTCTGCGCGGCATCCGAGCGCGTCTTCGACTACTTCGTGCGCGACCCCGAGCTCGCCCGCCGCCGGTACGAGATCGTCCGTCAGGTGCCGGTGCTGCGCAATCGCGAGATCGTGACCGTGTTCCGCTACGAGCGGCTGTTCGACGAGTACCTGCGCGATGCGCTCCCTGGCATCTCGCCGATCGACGCGGTCGGTTTCTCAGCGCTGGTGACCGCCGTGCACAACCACGTGCTGCGGCAGCTGCTGCGCGGCAAACGCGTGCCGGTCACCACGCTGCGCGCCGCCCTCGACGACGTGCGCCGTCGCTACGGCGTGCTGCCGGGCGGAACGGATGCCGCATCCGACGACGTCGTGGTGGCGGTGTTCCCCCGGTCGATGCCGATCGCCGAGATCTCCCGCCGCGTGCAGGCCGAGCTGTCTGACTGACTCAGGCCATGACGAGATGGCTCAGTCGTCGCATCCGCACTTGCCGGCGGCGTTGCGCACCATGAAGCACACCTCGCACACGCCGTAGTCGCGTTCCTCACGCCGGGTGGCGGCCCTGGGGGCGCGCGCAGCGGATGCCGTCTTCGCGGTGCTGCGCGTGCCGGCGGCGCGGGTTCCGGCCGACCGCCGGCCCGCGGTCGTGGCCGAGGGCAGCGCGCTGGGCTGGGTGACGTAGAAGTAGGGCGCGCGTCCCTCGCTGGCCTGCAGCGGCAGCGCACGACCGCCGACGAGCACCTGCTCGTCTTCGGTGAAGCCGTTGATGTAGGTGCGGCCGATGTGCAGCGCGGCGCCCTCGCGCCGGAGCGCCTCGATGTAGCGGCCGCGGTCGATGAAGGTGATCACGCCGACGGCGTTCGAGACGGCTTCGACGAAGGCGTGGTTCTCTTCGGGGATGCGGTGTGCGCGGAGCGCGTCGGCGAGGGATCGGTAGGGGCGGGAGGTTCCGGTGGGGGTCGGCCCCTGTGTCTCGTTCATCACCTCGATTCTCTCACTCGCGCAGGCCCGCCGGTGGCCGACCTCTGCCCGTGGCATGACCTCTCCCGCCGGCGTGACCTCTTCCTCGTGACACACTGGGGGCATGGCGCGCGCGACGGTGATCGGCAGCGGACCGAACGGGCTGGCTGCTGCCGTCGCGCTGGCACGAGCCGGCTACCGGGTCGAGGTGCGGGAGGCGGCCGGCGTCGTCGGCGGCGGGGTGCGCACAGCTCCCGGCCCACTGCCCGGTTTCGTCTCCGACGTCTGCTCGGCCGTGCACCCGGCCGCGCTGGCCTCCCCGTTCTTCCGGGCGTTCGGGATCGCCGAACGCGTGGACTGGATCGTCCCGGAGATCTCCTACGCGCATCCGCTGGATGGCGGCCGGGCGGCGATCGCCTGGCACGACATCGACCGGACCGCGCAGGCTCTGGGCTCAGACGCACGCGCCTGGTACGCCCTGCTGCGTCCGCTCGTGCGGCATATCGAGGGCGTGGTCGACTTCACCGGCAACCAGCTGCTGCGGTGGCCGGCCGATCCGGTCGCGGCGGCGCGGTTCGGCATCCGGATGCTGGAGCAGGGCACCCCGCTGGCTCGCCGCACCCTGCGCACCGAAGAGGGTGCGGCACTGCTGTCGGGCGTGCTCGCGCATGCCAACGCCCCGCTGCCCTCGCTCAGCGCGGCCGCAGCGGGTCTGCTGCTCGCCGCGCACGGTCATGCCGGCGGCTGGGCGTATCCGAGGAGGCGCGCAGCGCATCGCCGACGCGCTGGCATCCGATCTCGAAGCGCACGGCGGCAGCATCCGCACCGGCGAGCACGTGCACGATCTGCGCGGGCTGGACTGGGGCGACCCCCGGCGCGGCGACCTGCTCGTGCTGAACACCTCGCCGCGACTCGCCCTCACCCACCCCGACGTCCCGGCGGGCTATGCACGGGCGCTGCGCGCCTACCGGTACGGTCCTGCGGCCGCGAAGGTCGACTTCGCCCTGGACGGGCCGATCCCCTGGGCGAACCCGGATGTCGCACGTGCACCGACGGTGCACCTGGGCGGCACGCGCGAGGAGGTGTGGGCCAGCGAGAACGCCGTCGCCCGCGGCACGGTCGGCAAGCGCCCGTACGTGCTCGCCGTGCAGCCGTCGGTGCTCGATGACACCCGGGCCCCGGCGGGCAAGGCGGTGCTGTGGACCTACATCCATGTGCCGGCCGGATCGGAGCTGGATGCCACTGAGCTGGTCACGGCTCA
Above is a window of Microbacterium suwonense DNA encoding:
- a CDS encoding TetR/AcrR family transcriptional regulator codes for the protein MQHPSPSHTGVVAAALELFATQGFEATSVEQIAKAAGVSRSTFFRQFGGKEDVVFTDHEQMLADLRAFFEQPHDDPWEAVCAASERVFDYFVRDPELARRRYEIVRQVPVLRNREIVTVFRYERLFDEYLRDALPGISPIDAVGFSALVTAVHNHVLRQLLRGKRVPVTTLRAALDDVRRRYGVLPGGTDAASDDVVVAVFPRSMPIAEISRRVQAELSD
- the sucC gene encoding ADP-forming succinate--CoA ligase subunit beta — translated: MDLYEYQARDLFESYGVPVLAGIVADTPEEVKAAAEKLGGVVVVKAQVKTGGRGKAGGVKVAKNPDEAYEAAKAILGLDIKGHVVKRVMVAAGARIAEEFYFSVLLDRANRSYLSLCSVEGGMEIEQLAVEKPEALARVEVDPLVGINKTKAIEIAKAANFPDELVSKVADVFVKLYDVYKGEDATLVEVNPLVRTEEGDIIALDGKVSLDENGSEVRHPEHEKLEDKSAADPLEAKAKASGLNYVKLDGQVGIIGNGAGLVMSTLDVVAYAGENHGGVKPANFLDIGGGANAQVMANGLDVILGDEQVKSVFVNVFGGITSCVAVAEGIVKALEILGDAATKPLVVRLDGNQVEQGRAILAEANHPLVTLAAGMDEGADKAAELANA